The following proteins are co-located in the Xiphophorus maculatus strain JP 163 A chromosome 8, X_maculatus-5.0-male, whole genome shotgun sequence genome:
- the LOC102221094 gene encoding phospholipid-transporting ATPase ID-like: protein MGSVVSFFRKLCGGEKQKEEERRLRANDRAFNQTWQYAKNAIKTSKYNLFSFLPLNLFEQFSRLANAYFLFLLILELIPQISAVPWFTTAVPLIVVLSISGVKDANDDINRHKQDKQVNNHKVKVLIHGELREEKWMNIQVGDIIKVESNQFVPADLLLLSSSEPLNLIYVETAELDGETNLKVKQALTVTGEMGDNIDDLSAFRGEVRCEPPNNHLDKFKGTLTVDEQQHGLDNDKILLRGCTVRNTEWCFGLVIFAGLDTKLMQNSGRTTFKRTSIDQLMNLLVLCIFGFLATICAIMTVGHAIWEVNEGSTFTAFLPRQSGVDIPLSSFYTFWSYVIVLNTLVPSSLYVSVEMIRLGNSFFIDWDRKMYYPKKDTPAQARTTTLNEELGQIKYIFSDKTGTLTQNIMTFNKCSINGRNYGELYDFSGQRMEITENMKRVDFTWNQLADPKFVFHDYSLLESVKEGNPEAQAFFRLLALCHTVMSEEKKEGELNYQAQSPDEGALVTAARNFGFVFRSRTPETITVMEMGRKVTYELLAVLDFNNVRKRMSVIVRDPEGKMTLYCKGADTIIYERLHPSCSKLKDVTSTHLNEYAGDGLRTLALAYKDLEESYMERWLQRHQEATTAIEGREDRLDVLYEDIETHLMLLGATAVEDKLQDGVPHTIEQLAKADIKIWVLTGDKQETAENIGYSCNILREEMKEIFVVTANTADKVKEELQNARRKMCPGSAEKPKVIKARAGLFWLQKTQTVQDEKVNGEYGLIINGHSLAYALQEDLELELLRTACMCKTVICCRVTPLQKAQVVELVKKYKQAITLAIGDGANDVSMIKAAHVGVGISGQEGMQAVLSSDFSFAQFRYLQRLLLAHGRWSYIRMCKFLQYFFYKNFSYTLLHFWYGFFCGFSAQTVYDSWFITLYNMVYTATSVLALGLFDQDVNDRWSFRYPQLYSPGQLNMFFSKRTFVQCLIVTTYTSLVLFFIPWAAMQDSVRGDGKDVADYQSFSMLTQTSLMLVVSAQMFLDTHYWTAINQFFLLGSIAAYLAITFTFYSNGLFFMFTSSFPFIGSARNSLNQPNVWLTMFLTCLLCILPTVAYRFLHMLLRPTITDKVRHKAREEGQPAPAPYRPPPRRVSTRRSSYAFSHSQGYGDLVTSRKFLRLKRRPSLFGRKDSPLVENQPQRYRTITEETKESQT from the exons AAAAATGCCATCAAAACATCCAAATACAACCTTTTCTCCTTCCTGCCTCTGAACCTCTTTGAACAGTTCAGCAGGCTCGCCAACGCctacttcctcttcctcctcatcctcgaG CTAATCCCACAAATCTCTGCTGTTCCCTGGTTCACGACGGCTGTGCCGCTGATCGTTGTTCTTTCCATATCGGGAGTCAAAGACGCTAACGATGACATA AACAGACACAAACAGGACAAGCAGGTGAATAACCACAAGGTGAAAGTCCTGATACACGGAGA gctgagagaagaaaaatggaTGAACATCCAGGTTGGAGATATCATCAAAGTGGAGAGCAACCAGTTTGTTCCA GCCGACCTCCTGCTTCTGTCCAGCAGCGAACCTCTCAACCTGATTTATGTGGAAACAGCTGAGTTAGACGG GGAAACCAACCTGAAGGTGAAACAGGCCCTGACCGTCACCGGGGAGATGGGAGACAACATCGATGATCTGTCTGCCTTCAGAG GTGAAGTTCGATGTGAGCCTCCAAACAACCATCTGGATAAATTCAAAGGGACTCTGACTGTGGATGAACAGCAACACGGGCTGGACAACGATAAGATCCTGCTCAGAGGATGCACTGTGAGGAACACAGAGTGGTGCTTCGGTTTGGTCATCTTCGCAG GTCTTGATACCAAGCTCATGCAGAACAGCGGGAGAACCACATTTAAACGGACCAGCATCGATCAGCTGATGAACCTCCTGGTGTTATGT ATCTTTGGTTTCCTGGCAACTATTTGTGCCATCATGACGGTTGGCCATGCCATCTGGGAGGTGAATGAGGGCTCGACCTTCACAGCGTTTCTTCCTCGCCAATCAGGCGTTGACATTCCTCTGTCGTCCTTCTACACCTTCTGGTCCTACGTCATTGTCCTCAACACGTTGGTGCCCAGTTCTCTCTATGTCAG CGTGGAGATGATTCGCCTCGGGAACAGCTTCTTCATAGACTGGGACAGGAAGATGTACTATCCGAAGAAAGACACTCCGGCTCAGGCGAGGACCACCACACTCAACGAGGAGCTGGGTCAGATCAAGTACATCTTCAGTGACAAGACCGGCACTCTGACACAGAACATCATGACCTTCAACAAATGCTCCATCAACGGGAGGAACTATG GTGAGCTGTATGACTTTTCTGGCCAAAGGATGGAGATAACGGAG AACATGAAGAGAGTGGACTTCACCTGGAACCAGCTGGCAGATCCAAAGTTTGTCTTCCATGATTACAGCCTGCTGGAGTCGGTGAAGGAGGGAAACCCAGAGGCCCAGGCCTTCTTCCGCCTGCTGGCTCTGTGCCACACCGTCATGTcggaggaaaagaaagagg GGGAACTCAACTATCAGGCTCAGTCGCCAGATGAGGGCGCTCTAGTGACCGCAGCGAGGaactttgggtttgtttttcgCTCCCGGACTCCAGAGACCATCACTGTCATGGAGATGGGGAGGAAAGTTACATATGAGCTTCTGGCTGTTCTGGACTTCAACAACGTGAGGAAGAGGATGTCAGTGATTG TCCGTGACCCTGAGGGCAAGATGACTCTTTACTGCAAAGGAGCAGACACCATCATCTATGAGCGACTGCACCCATCCTGCTCCAAACTGAAGGATGTCACCAGCACACACCTGAAC GAGTATGCAGGCGACGGGCTTCGCACTCTGGCTCTGGCCTACAAAGACTTGGAGGAGAGCTACATGGAGCGCTGGCTGCAGCGCCACCAGGAGGCCACCACGGCCATTGAGGGACGCGAGGACAGACTGGATGTTCTCTACGAAGACATCGAAACGCACCTGATG CTGTTGGGAGCCACAGCTGTGGAGGACAAGTTGCAGGACGGCGTCCCTCACACCATCGAGCAGCTGGCCAAAGCTGACATCAAAATCTGGGTTCTGACCGGAGATAAACAAG aaacagcagaaaacattgGATATTCCTGCAACATTTTGAGAGAAGAGATGAAGGAGATCTTTGTTGTGACTGCTAACACAGCTGACAAGGTCAAAGAGGAACTGCA GAACGccagaaggaaaatgtgtccCGGATCAGCAGAGAAGCCGAAGGTGATCAAAGCTCGAGCCGGCTTGTTTTGGCTCCAGAAGACCCAGACTGTCCAGGATGAGAAAGTAAACGGAGAATATGGCCTGATTATAAACGGACATAGCTTG GCCTACGCGCTGCAAGAGGACTTGGAGTTGGAGCTGCTGAGGACGGCATGCATGTGCAAGACGGTCATTTGCTGCAGGGTCACCCCGCTGCAGAAGGCCCAGGTGGTTGAACTGGTCAAGAAGTACAAACAGGCTATAACTCTGGCCATAGGAGACGGAGCCAATGATGTCAGCATGATCAAGg CTGCTCATGTCGGTGTGGGCATCAGCGGTCAGGAGGGGATGCAAGCTGTTCTCTCCAGCGACTTCTCCTTCGCCCAGTTCCGTTACCtccagcgcctcctgctggcGCACGGCCGCTGGTCCTACATTCGCATGTGCAAGTTCCTGCAATATTTCTTCTACAAGAACTTTAGCTATACCCTTCTTCACTTCTGGTATGGTTTCTTCTGCGGCTTTTCTGCACAG ACTGTTTATGACAGCTGGTTCATCACCTTGTATAATATGGTTTATACTGCTACCTCAGTTCTCGCCTTGGGCCTCTTTGACCAG GACGTCAACGACCGCTGGAGTTTCCGATATCCTCAGCTCTACTCTCCTGGCCAGCTCaacatgtttttcagtaaaagaaCTTTTGTCCAATGTTTAATAGTCACCACCTACACCTCCCTGGTCCTCTTCTTTATCCCATGGGCAGCCATGCAGGACTCTGTCCGGGGAGATGGCAAAGACGTAGCGGACTATCAGTCCTTCTCTATGTTGACGCAAACCAGCCTGATGTTAGTGGTGAGCGCTCAG atgtTTCTTGACACCCATTACTGGACAGCAATTAATCAGTTCTTTCTGTTGGGCAGCATTGCTGCCTACTTGGCCATCACGTTTACTTTTTACAGCAATGGCCTTTTTTTCATGTTCACCTCCAGTTTCCCCTTTATTG GCTCAGCGAGGAACAGTTTGAACCAGCCGAACGTGTGGCTGACGATGTTCCTGACCTGTCTTCTCTGCATCCTGCCTACGGTGGCTTATCGGTTCCTCCACATGCTGCTTCGTCCCACCATCACTGATAAG GTCAGGCATAAGGCTCGGGAGGAGGGACAGCCGGCTCCGGCTCCTTACCGGCCGCCTCCACGGCGCGTCAGCACCCGCCGCTCCAGCTACGCCTTCTCCCACTCCCAGGGCTACGGAGACCTGGTGACCTCCCGCAAATTCCTGCGCCTGAAGAGGCGTCCGTCCCTGTTCGGCAGAAAGGACTCTCCACTGGTGGAGAACCAGCCGCAGCGCTACCGGACCATAACGGAGGAGACGAAGGAGTCGCAGACATAG
- the LOC102234824 gene encoding growth arrest and DNA damage-inducible protein GADD45 gamma-like, whose amino-acid sequence MKSPGKSLKEALVCAQSEHRLTVGVYESAKIMTEDPDSVSFCVLATDEQFEWDVALQIHFTLIQSFCFDNDISIVRVSDTQRLAAIVGDEQEDAHCVLITNPADGSWEDPALEKLHLFCEESRRLNDWVPEISLPER is encoded by the exons ATGAAGTCTCCTGGAAAGTCCTTGAAGGAAGCTCTGGTCTGCGCTCAGAGCGAACACCGGCTCACTGTTGGCGTCTATGAAAGTGCTAAGATCATGACAGA AGACCCGGACAGCGTGTCGTTCTGCGTCCTGGCCACGGACGAGCAGTTCGAGTGGGACGTGGCCCTGCAGATCCACTTCACCCTCATCCAGTCCTTCTGCTTCGACAACGACATCAGCATCGTCAGAGTCAGCGACACGCAGCGTCTGGCCGCCATCGTCGGAGACGAGCAGGAAGACGCGCACTGCGTCCTCATCACG AACCCGGCCGATGGGTCTTGGGAGGACCCGGCTCTGGAGAAGCTGCACCTGTTCTGCGAGGAGAGCCGGCGGCTGAACGACTGGGTTCCTGAGATCAGCCTCCCCGAGCGCTGA